A genomic stretch from Verrucomicrobiota bacterium includes:
- a CDS encoding sigma-70 family RNA polymerase sigma factor, protein MGCHLISWSSKTRLHCRRFCTCVSRCPWHFFPPLRSRLSLPRDLYPEHKFSTWLFTIAANLARNHHRWHARHPNVSLDAESETTEQTLGDTLPAATTDPNQAAEAAERAKAVRAAVQALPDDMREAIILCEWEALPVAEAATVLQSTPKAVESRLYRARQILREKLKTWF, encoded by the coding sequence GTGGGTTGCCACCTTATTTCATGGAGCAGCAAGACGCGCCTTCACTGCCGACGCTTTTGCACGTGTGTTTCACGGTGTCCCTGGCATTTTTTTCCACCCCTTCGTTCGCGTCTATCGCTCCCGCGAGACCTATATCCGGAACATAAATTCAGCACCTGGCTGTTTACCATCGCCGCGAACCTGGCCCGCAACCACCATCGCTGGCATGCCCGGCACCCGAACGTCTCGCTCGATGCCGAATCCGAAACGACCGAGCAAACCCTGGGTGACACCTTGCCTGCCGCAACCACCGATCCCAACCAGGCCGCCGAGGCTGCCGAACGGGCCAAAGCCGTCCGCGCGGCGGTGCAAGCTCTGCCGGACGACATGCGCGAAGCCATCATTCTTTGTGAGTGGGAAGCCCTGCCGGTAGCCGAAGCGGCCACGGTCTTGCAGAGCACACCCAAGGCCGTTGAATCCCGTCTTTACCGGGCCAGA